One segment of Rhodopirellula baltica SH 1 DNA contains the following:
- a CDS encoding sulfatase: MLIRSFLSMALLPLLAVATSSLASGDEKSPPNVVFFLVDDLGYMDIGAKNPDTFYETPNIDRLSKSGMRFTDGYAANPVCSPTRYSILTGKYPTRVDATNFFTGTRPGKFRPAPLNNRMPLEETTLAESLKSSGYATFFAGKWHLGPSEEYWPEHQGFDVNQGGHNAGGPYSGKRYFSPFENPRLEDNTVGEHLPDRLAKEASKFIERHKDEPFLTYLSFYSVHTPLMAPPELVKKYKAKAERLGLTDKEAFGKEEKLWGKAEWEGRPVRHLQSHATYAAMVEAMDQAVGRVLKQIDDLGLAEETIVILTSDNGGLSTSEGWPTSNLPLRGGKGWVYEGGIREAFMIRAPGVTQPGTTCKEPVCSIDFYPTILDLCGQSPPAEKIVDGASLKPLLRGEQAIDRESLYWHYPHYSNQGGFPGGAIREGDWKLIERYEDGRVHLYNLQEDIGELNDVADQNAERVAAMRDRLHRWYKDVDAKFLQPKDGEEPWHPFRD, from the coding sequence ATGTTGATCCGCTCATTCCTTTCCATGGCACTGCTGCCGCTCTTGGCAGTCGCAACATCTTCGCTTGCGAGTGGAGATGAAAAGTCGCCGCCAAACGTGGTCTTCTTCTTGGTCGACGACCTTGGCTACATGGACATTGGTGCGAAAAACCCGGATACGTTTTATGAGACTCCCAACATCGACCGATTGTCGAAATCGGGCATGCGATTCACAGACGGCTATGCCGCCAACCCGGTCTGCAGCCCCACCCGATACAGCATCCTCACGGGCAAGTATCCGACACGCGTCGACGCGACTAATTTCTTCACCGGCACCCGCCCAGGCAAATTCCGCCCCGCACCGCTGAACAACCGGATGCCACTGGAAGAAACAACGCTGGCTGAATCGCTCAAGTCATCCGGCTACGCCACCTTCTTCGCCGGCAAATGGCACCTCGGACCATCAGAAGAGTATTGGCCCGAACATCAAGGCTTTGACGTTAACCAAGGTGGTCACAACGCGGGCGGACCCTACAGCGGCAAAAGGTACTTCTCACCATTTGAGAACCCACGACTCGAAGACAACACGGTGGGCGAACACCTTCCCGATCGATTGGCCAAAGAAGCATCGAAGTTCATCGAACGACACAAAGACGAACCATTCCTCACCTACCTTTCGTTCTACAGCGTTCACACGCCACTGATGGCACCGCCTGAATTGGTAAAAAAATACAAAGCCAAAGCAGAGCGACTCGGTCTCACCGACAAAGAGGCATTCGGCAAAGAGGAAAAACTCTGGGGAAAAGCAGAGTGGGAAGGACGTCCGGTGCGTCACCTGCAAAGCCATGCAACCTATGCGGCGATGGTCGAAGCCATGGACCAGGCGGTGGGGCGTGTTCTCAAGCAAATCGATGACCTTGGACTCGCCGAAGAAACCATCGTGATCCTGACCTCAGACAACGGTGGGCTGAGCACATCTGAAGGCTGGCCAACATCAAACTTACCGCTGCGAGGTGGCAAGGGTTGGGTCTACGAAGGTGGAATCCGCGAGGCGTTCATGATCCGCGCTCCGGGTGTCACTCAACCTGGCACAACGTGCAAAGAACCAGTTTGCAGCATCGATTTCTATCCGACCATTTTGGATCTTTGTGGCCAATCGCCACCAGCGGAAAAGATCGTTGACGGCGCATCGCTGAAACCATTGCTCCGCGGCGAACAAGCAATCGATCGCGAATCACTTTACTGGCACTATCCTCACTACAGCAACCAAGGCGGCTTTCCCGGCGGTGCCATTCGCGAAGGCGACTGGAAGCTGATTGAACGCTACGAAGACGGCCGAGTGCATCTTTACAACTTGCAAGAAGACATTGGCGAACTCAACGATGTCGCCGATCAAAATGCCGAGCGAGTGGCGGCGATGAGAGACCGACTGCATCGTTGGTACAAAGACGTCGACGCGAAATTCCTGCAACCCAAAGACGGCGAAGAACCTTGGCATCCCTTCCGTGATTGA
- a CDS encoding ATP-dependent helicase has protein sequence MSTFDVAGLNPPQAKAVQTLSGPLLVLAGAGTGKTRVVTFRIANLIKHGVKPDRILAVTFTNKAAGEMQDRVGELLGYKNQKRKRGQKAPPKPTISTFHAQCVRILREHAPAIGFPATFAIYDRSDQESLARAILRELRLPNTALKPGDMLSIISGWKSASVFPEQAMSIASTDKEHFAASGYRRYQNGLRARGAMDFDDLLLHTETLFAEHTDIRDREAGKYDHVLVDEYQDTNGSQYRITKHLTEVHRNLCVVGDDDQSIYAWRGADVSHILSFSKDWPDAEVVWLEDNYRSTGAILEMANTLIDFNTVRHDKVLKPFRPSGKRPRIVQHKDEQAEAETVVREIKHLIENEHIQPKDIAILFRTNEQPRLFETELRKHDVPYVMLGSQSFFDRREVRDIVAYLKWINQPDDEISLLRVINTPARGLSNKSVRMLVDRAVSKGIPVWQVMNDPESVADLTPAALRGIDQLKQLLGDVQQRLANETMREGLETLLQRTAYADEIARLYDQPDERESRMASIGEVANAVAAYEDKNEEPDLSGFLSDIALAGREMGSEKDKLAMKNAVWLLTMHAAKGLEFPVVYMVGMEDGILPHSRTLKGGMDEDIAEERRLCYVGITRAQDQLTMSLALTRRKWGKPRPTKPSMFLYEITGQADNPNKYRKRKQGASRS, from the coding sequence TTGAGCACGTTTGATGTTGCGGGTCTGAATCCGCCACAAGCCAAAGCGGTGCAGACATTGTCTGGCCCGCTTCTGGTGCTCGCCGGTGCTGGCACGGGAAAAACCCGCGTCGTGACGTTTCGCATTGCGAACCTGATCAAGCACGGCGTGAAGCCTGATCGTATTTTGGCGGTGACGTTCACCAACAAAGCGGCTGGTGAAATGCAGGATCGCGTCGGCGAACTGCTGGGCTACAAAAATCAAAAGCGGAAACGTGGCCAAAAGGCCCCGCCAAAGCCCACGATCAGCACGTTTCACGCTCAGTGCGTGAGGATCCTCCGCGAGCATGCGCCCGCGATTGGTTTTCCCGCGACCTTCGCAATTTACGACCGCAGTGACCAAGAGTCGCTGGCGCGTGCGATTCTGCGTGAGCTTCGTTTGCCGAACACGGCATTGAAACCCGGTGACATGCTTTCAATCATCAGCGGTTGGAAGAGCGCTTCGGTGTTTCCAGAACAAGCGATGAGCATCGCCAGCACCGACAAAGAGCATTTTGCCGCGTCGGGTTACCGCCGATATCAAAATGGATTGCGTGCTCGCGGGGCGATGGATTTTGATGACTTGCTGCTGCACACCGAGACGTTGTTCGCTGAGCACACGGACATTCGCGACCGCGAAGCGGGCAAGTACGACCATGTGTTGGTTGACGAATATCAAGACACCAACGGCAGCCAGTACCGGATCACCAAACACCTGACGGAGGTGCATCGGAACCTTTGTGTCGTCGGCGACGATGACCAGTCGATCTATGCATGGCGTGGTGCGGACGTGTCGCACATTCTCAGCTTCAGCAAGGATTGGCCGGATGCGGAAGTGGTTTGGTTGGAAGACAACTATCGCAGCACCGGTGCGATCTTGGAGATGGCCAATACGTTGATTGATTTCAACACAGTCCGTCACGACAAAGTGCTCAAGCCGTTTCGCCCATCAGGCAAGCGTCCTCGGATTGTGCAGCACAAAGATGAACAAGCTGAGGCCGAAACGGTCGTTCGTGAAATCAAACACCTGATAGAAAACGAACACATCCAGCCCAAGGATATCGCCATCCTATTTCGCACCAACGAACAGCCTCGTTTGTTCGAGACGGAATTGCGAAAGCATGATGTGCCGTATGTGATGTTGGGTAGCCAGTCATTTTTTGACCGGCGTGAAGTCCGTGACATTGTCGCGTATTTGAAGTGGATCAATCAGCCCGACGATGAGATCTCGTTGCTTCGTGTGATCAACACGCCCGCTCGAGGACTGAGTAACAAGTCCGTGCGGATGCTTGTTGATCGCGCCGTGTCGAAGGGGATCCCCGTTTGGCAGGTCATGAACGATCCCGAATCCGTCGCGGACCTGACCCCTGCCGCTCTTCGGGGAATTGATCAGCTGAAGCAATTGCTGGGCGATGTGCAGCAACGGTTGGCAAACGAAACGATGCGAGAAGGTTTGGAAACGCTGTTGCAGCGGACCGCCTACGCGGATGAGATCGCTCGGCTGTATGACCAGCCTGATGAGCGCGAATCGCGAATGGCATCGATTGGCGAAGTTGCCAACGCGGTCGCCGCATACGAGGATAAGAATGAAGAGCCGGATCTGTCGGGGTTCTTGTCCGACATTGCGCTGGCCGGTCGAGAAATGGGCAGCGAAAAAGATAAGTTGGCGATGAAGAACGCGGTGTGGTTGTTGACCATGCACGCAGCCAAAGGATTGGAGTTCCCGGTCGTTTACATGGTCGGGATGGAAGATGGCATCTTGCCGCACAGTCGAACGTTGAAAGGTGGGATGGACGAAGACATCGCCGAAGAGCGGCGTTTGTGTTACGTCGGCATCACCCGTGCTCAGGACCAATTGACGATGTCGCTGGCGTTGACGCGTCGCAAATGGGGCAAGCCTCGCCCAACCAAGCCGAGCATGTTCCTGTACGAGATCACCGGACAGGCCGATAATCCGAACAAGTATCGCAAGCGGAAGCAGGGCGCATCACGTTCTTAA
- the rpmA gene encoding 50S ribosomal protein L27, giving the protein MAHKKGQGSSRNGRDSNAQRRGVKKFGGEAVIAGNILVRQVGTKFHPGAGVGMGNDYTLFALVDGKVRFDREGRRVNIDVA; this is encoded by the coding sequence ATGGCACACAAAAAGGGTCAGGGCAGCAGCCGCAACGGTCGTGACAGCAACGCGCAACGTCGTGGTGTCAAGAAATTCGGCGGTGAAGCTGTAATCGCCGGCAACATCTTGGTCCGTCAGGTTGGAACGAAGTTCCATCCCGGTGCTGGTGTTGGAATGGGCAACGACTACACCTTGTTCGCATTGGTCGACGGCAAAGTCCGTTTTGACCGCGAAGGTCGTCGCGTCAACATTGACGTTGCCTGA
- a CDS encoding sigma-70 family RNA polymerase sigma factor yields the protein MHTSYRNIAVKELRDQLSRFSPRAKKIEQSLLAEKLLSEIQPDRDYSMDYVTFRITNYRPESSLRQTIASADLVHDLRLLIEDLSDSADIGANEAGEHVHTVADLSRNFHVSTKTISRWRDAGLVSRKFLFGKRKRVGFLNSSVDRFIANNRDKVRRGERFSQLTDNEKTEMVERARQLVEGGATFAEVIQQIATIMHRSPETVRYTLKNFDAKNRQLAIFPHHRETLSDEDKRVIHQLQLHGATIPQLCKRFKRTRTSIQRILNEVRMQHLLEMPLEYIYNEDFEDASRENEYLAEMPVSETARKVRAPSELPSYLAALYDVPLLTREQEGHLFRKMNYLKHRANKLRQSLTDADRMDTAVMDQIQSLYEEAVKVKNKIVQANLRLVVSIAKRHVASAEDFFSLISDGNMSLIRAVEKFDYSRGNKFSTYASWAIMKNFARTIPNEFKHRDRFRATPDEMFVAHQDERLDPYLEETVQLQRQRELARILDRLDEREQKIITARFGLQRGVEPLTLKEVGEEMGVTKERVRQLEARALSKLRDAARDAKIDVELGAS from the coding sequence ATGCATACGTCTTACCGAAACATTGCTGTCAAAGAACTTCGCGATCAACTGTCTCGCTTTAGCCCTCGAGCCAAGAAGATCGAACAGTCGTTGTTGGCCGAGAAATTGCTGTCGGAAATTCAGCCCGATCGCGATTACTCGATGGACTACGTCACGTTCCGTATCACCAATTACCGCCCCGAATCATCGTTGCGACAAACAATCGCGTCGGCTGATTTGGTTCACGACCTGCGTTTGCTAATCGAAGACCTCTCCGACTCGGCCGACATCGGCGCCAACGAGGCCGGCGAACACGTTCATACCGTGGCCGATCTCAGCCGCAATTTTCACGTTTCAACCAAGACAATCAGCCGCTGGCGCGATGCAGGTTTGGTCAGCCGCAAATTCCTCTTTGGCAAACGCAAACGCGTTGGATTCCTCAACAGCAGCGTCGATCGATTCATCGCAAACAACCGCGACAAAGTCCGCCGTGGCGAACGCTTCAGCCAACTGACCGACAATGAAAAGACCGAGATGGTCGAACGTGCTAGGCAATTGGTCGAAGGCGGCGCCACCTTCGCCGAAGTGATCCAGCAAATCGCGACGATCATGCATCGTTCACCTGAAACGGTTCGCTACACGCTGAAGAATTTCGACGCTAAAAATCGCCAACTGGCAATCTTCCCTCATCACCGGGAAACGCTCAGCGACGAAGACAAGCGAGTCATTCACCAATTGCAATTGCACGGTGCGACCATCCCGCAACTGTGCAAACGATTCAAACGAACTCGAACCAGCATCCAGCGGATTTTGAACGAAGTTCGAATGCAGCATTTGCTCGAGATGCCTCTCGAGTACATCTACAACGAAGACTTCGAAGACGCCTCTCGCGAAAACGAGTACTTGGCTGAGATGCCCGTTTCCGAGACGGCTCGCAAAGTACGCGCACCTTCGGAATTGCCAAGCTACTTGGCTGCGTTGTACGACGTGCCTTTGCTAACGCGGGAACAAGAGGGTCACCTCTTCCGCAAAATGAACTACTTGAAACACCGTGCAAACAAACTGCGTCAGTCGTTGACAGACGCCGACCGCATGGACACCGCAGTGATGGACCAAATCCAATCACTGTACGAAGAAGCGGTCAAAGTGAAGAACAAGATCGTACAGGCAAACTTGCGTTTGGTTGTTTCCATCGCGAAACGCCACGTTGCATCGGCGGAGGATTTCTTCTCGCTGATCAGCGACGGCAACATGTCCTTGATCCGTGCGGTCGAGAAATTTGATTACTCGCGTGGCAATAAGTTCAGTACCTATGCCTCTTGGGCGATCATGAAAAACTTCGCTCGGACCATTCCGAACGAGTTCAAACATCGCGATCGTTTCCGAGCGACGCCGGACGAGATGTTCGTCGCACATCAAGACGAACGTTTGGACCCGTATTTGGAAGAGACGGTTCAATTGCAACGTCAACGTGAGTTGGCTCGCATCTTGGATCGACTGGATGAACGCGAACAAAAGATCATCACAGCTCGCTTTGGTCTACAACGCGGCGTGGAACCGTTGACCTTGAAAGAGGTCGGCGAAGAAATGGGCGTGACCAAGGAACGCGTTCGTCAGTTGGAAGCTCGTGCACTGAGCAAACTTCGCGATGCAGCACGAGATGCCAAGATCGATGTCGAACTGGGTGCCAGCTGA
- a CDS encoding sulfatase-like hydrolase/transferase: protein MHRFTIAVCLALGTFFLNLSASQSFADERPNIIFIFADDLCFDSIAELGNKEVETPNLDRLAREGTSFNHAYNMGSWSGAVCLASRTMLNSGRFVWQAQEIYNQSERERQEGRWWGEIMKAAGYRTYMTGKWHCRASAENSFDVVRDTRPGMPKDFPEGYNRPIEGQPDPWSPSDPKWGGFWEGGTHWSEVIANHSDDFFADAAKHDQPTFMYLAFNATHDPRQAPQEYLDKYPTENILVPANYQPLHPCAEEIGCGRNLRDERLAPFPRTEYAVRVHRREYYALLTHMDAMIGRILDSVEASGKADNTWIFFTADHGLAVGQHGLLGKQNPYDHSVRVPFLVKGPGVKAGGRVEEPIYLQDVMPTTLELAKVEKPEHVDFHSVLPLMDGGVTPYPAIYGAYLNLQRSIRTPEHKLIVFPKAKTVELFDMRNDPGEQTNLATNPAMQPIVKHLFEQLQGLQEDLGDTLELTDDLIGS, encoded by the coding sequence ATGCATCGCTTTACGATTGCGGTGTGCCTTGCCCTAGGCACATTCTTCCTGAACCTCTCCGCATCCCAATCCTTCGCGGACGAACGCCCCAATATCATCTTCATCTTCGCAGATGATCTTTGCTTTGATTCCATCGCGGAACTTGGCAACAAGGAGGTTGAAACCCCCAACCTCGATCGGCTCGCTCGCGAAGGCACGTCGTTCAATCACGCCTACAACATGGGCTCGTGGAGCGGTGCCGTTTGTCTGGCCAGCCGGACGATGCTGAACTCGGGACGCTTTGTTTGGCAGGCGCAGGAAATTTACAACCAATCAGAAAGGGAACGCCAGGAAGGCCGCTGGTGGGGCGAGATAATGAAGGCCGCCGGCTACCGCACCTACATGACCGGCAAGTGGCATTGCCGGGCCAGCGCTGAAAATTCATTCGACGTGGTTCGAGACACCCGCCCCGGTATGCCCAAAGATTTCCCTGAGGGCTACAACCGGCCCATCGAGGGACAACCTGATCCGTGGTCGCCTTCCGATCCCAAATGGGGCGGTTTTTGGGAAGGCGGCACGCACTGGAGCGAGGTCATCGCCAATCACTCCGATGACTTCTTCGCCGACGCGGCCAAGCACGATCAACCCACGTTCATGTACTTGGCCTTCAACGCCACCCACGATCCTCGCCAAGCCCCACAGGAATACCTCGACAAGTACCCTACGGAAAACATCCTGGTACCTGCGAACTACCAACCTCTGCATCCTTGTGCGGAAGAGATTGGATGTGGACGCAACCTTCGTGATGAGCGTCTAGCACCGTTTCCACGAACCGAGTACGCCGTTCGGGTTCACCGTCGCGAATACTACGCGTTGCTAACTCACATGGACGCAATGATCGGCCGCATTCTTGATTCGGTTGAGGCGTCCGGCAAAGCCGACAACACGTGGATCTTCTTCACCGCCGACCACGGCCTCGCCGTTGGCCAACATGGTCTTCTTGGAAAGCAAAACCCCTATGACCACAGTGTCCGAGTGCCGTTCCTTGTCAAAGGCCCCGGAGTCAAAGCGGGCGGTCGAGTTGAAGAACCGATCTACCTGCAAGACGTGATGCCAACGACGTTAGAACTGGCAAAGGTTGAGAAACCCGAACATGTCGATTTCCACAGCGTGCTTCCCTTGATGGACGGAGGCGTCACTCCATACCCAGCAATCTACGGCGCCTACCTCAACCTACAACGCAGCATTCGCACCCCCGAGCACAAACTCATCGTGTTCCCCAAAGCCAAAACGGTGGAACTGTTTGACATGCGGAACGATCCCGGCGAGCAAACCAACCTGGCCACGAACCCCGCCATGCAACCGATCGTCAAACACCTCTTCGAGCAACTTCAAGGCTTGCAAGAAGACCTAGGCGACACTCTCGAACTCACCGATGACCTGATCGGATCGTAA